Part of the Anopheles coluzzii chromosome 3, AcolN3, whole genome shotgun sequence genome is shown below.
ATGGGGGGAATCATTCCGCCCAACAGAAGGACTTTGAACAGCTCCAATCACGTGGCATTCGAGTAGAGCGCGTGGCCCATCCCCCATCCGAACACTTACCGACGGGGGCGCTTCGTAGGTGTCCATGCCGGGGTCGAACCCCTTCTGGGGCAGCTCATCGCCGTACGGCGAGTCCAGCTTGAACTTCTTGCCATCGGCACCGGTCAGTTCGTCGGTCAGCGGGTTAAAGTTCAGGGTTCCAGCAATCGACAGAGCCGTCACCAGTTCGGGGCTGTCGGAAAGGAAAAATCGAACCGTTTTGATATCACACGACAAGAAGCGCACCTTCCGCGCTCTACCAACCTCGTGACGAAGCAGTGCGTGGCCGGGTTGGCATCGTTACGACCGGTGAAGTTACGGTTGTACGACGTGACGATCGTGTTCTTCTCGCCCTTCTTCACGTCCTTACGGTCCCACTGGCCGATGCAGGGTCCGCAAGCGTTGGCCAGCACGGTGCCGCCGAACTCCTTGAACGTCTTCGCAATGCCGTCGCGCTCGATCGTGGCACGGATCTGCTCCGATCCGGGCGTCACGTTGAACGGAATCTTCGACTTCAGACCGTGCTTCATGGCGTTCTTGGCGATGGAAGCGCAGCGGCCCATGTCCTCGTACGACGAGTTCGTGCACGAACCGATCAAACCGACGCGGATGTCCATCGGGTATCCGTTCTTCTTCGCGTTCGCGCCCAGCTTGCTGATCGGGTGGGCCAGATCGGGCGTGAACGGTCCGTTGATGTGCGGTTCCAGCGTGTCCAGGTTGATCTCAATCACCTGGTCGTACTTGGCGCCCGAGTCCGCGGTCAGCACGCTGCCCTGGTACTTGCCCGCCTCGGCCGCGATCGCCGACCGGCCAGTCGAGGCCAGATAGTCGGCCATACGCTTGTTGAAGGGGAAGATCGACGTGGTGGCACCGATTTCCGCACCCATGTTGCAGATCGTCGCCATGCCCGTGCACGAGATCGAGTCCACCCCGTTGCCCATGTACTCCACGATCGCGCCGGTGCCGCCCTTCACCGTCAGAATGTCGGCCACCTTCAGGATGACGTCCTTCGGCGAGGTCCAGCCGCTAATCTTGCCCGTCAGCTTCACACCGATCACGTTCGGGCACTTGAGCTCCCACGGGATGTTGGCCATCACGTCGACGGCATCGGCACCGCCCACACCGATGCACAGGCCACCGAGACCGCCGCCGTTCGGCGTGTGCGAGTCGGTACCGATCATCAGCAGACCCGGGAACGCGTAGTTCTCCAGAATAATCTGATGGATGATGCCGGAGCCGGGCTTCCAGAAGCCGACGCCGTACTTCGCACCCGCCGTCGACAGGAACTTGTACACCTCCGAGTTAATGTCCTTGGCGCGGGCCAAATCCTTCTCGCCGCCGATCTGCGCCTCAATCAAGTGATCGCAGTGGATGGTGGACGGCACGGCGACCCGCTTCAGCCCGGACGAGATGAACTGCAGCATGGCCATCTGGGCGGTGGCGTCCTGCATCGCAACGCGATCGGGCCGCAGGCGCAGGTACGACACGCCCCGCTCAATGTCCTGGTTGGCCGGATCGTCCAGATGCGAGTACAGCACCTTCTCGCTGAGCGTCAGCGGGCGGCCCAGGCGCTTCTTCACCACCTCCAGGTTCTTCTGCAGCTTCTCGTACGGCAGGTACACATTCTGGTCGAACTTGGACAGCGCGACCTTCGAGGCGGCGGCACACGACGCATGGAACTGGCGCTCCTGCACATCGACGGCGTACCGGGCAACCTTGCGAGCCTGCGGAAGTACGGAACGGTAGGAAGGGAAGCTGGTTAATCATTTGGTAATATGCGATTACATTTGCTACATTGGAGCGTGGAATTGCATAGAAACGCAAAACAAATCTAGACAGTCGATGTTGATAAGCATAATCAGTGTGAGGGGATGTTGGTAGAAAACAGAAACACTTCGCTTCGGGCGGATGCGGCGGCGTTCGATCTTTTTAGCACGATTGGTCTTGTTTGACCCGCAAGGGAAGGAAGAATCATCCAGAAGAAGCCGCAATACGTGATCGATGCAAATTGCAAACACTCGTCGGacaagaaggaaggaaggcagctgccgccgccgccgcaacACTCACGAGCGTGAggaaaggtaaacaaaaatagaaaatacaCCCCGCGGCGGGCGCGAGATAGAGGCCGGAGGCAgttgggtgtatgtgtgggagAGACTTTGATCCGACACGTGATATTGGTGGGGAAGGTGGGGAGgtttcgggggggggggggggcttcgTTCCGTAACGTGCAAAGCAACGTAAATAACAACTCAACCAGCCTACTTAGCCAGGACAGTGCCGTCGAGCCGGCTTTTGTTCCTTCTTTTACGgaatggggggagggggggcaAACCGGTTGCACTTCCCCTTTTTCCTCGTTGACATTTCGTAAGCACCACCCCGTTGGCCTTGAATTGGTGCccaaaatatgccacattcaTTGATACTCCTCGCGAGCGTGCGAGGCAGGAGGCCGGCTCGACGTTTCTTatcatttcgtttcgttccaaGAAGAAACGTCATTAGGTGTCACACGCTAAGAAAAGGCTCGAACGGGAcggggggggtgggggaggcTTCCGAAcacagaaagaagaaaagaagaagcttTACGCTACAGTTTCCTGTTATCTATAATCACTTAAGCCTTTGCAAAACCGGACAATTCGAGATAAAATCAGAACACCCACATCTTACGCTGGGGTGGGAATGGGAGAGCGTAGGGGGCTAGTAGCAGGTAGTGGGTAAATTGCAGTTCCAACGCGG
Proteins encoded:
- the LOC120955398 gene encoding probable aconitate hydratase, mitochondrial, with amino-acid sequence MVQYSRLLSVQARKVARYAVDVQERQFHASCAAASKVALSKFDQNVYLPYEKLQKNLEVVKKRLGRPLTLSEKVLYSHLDDPANQDIERGVSYLRLRPDRVAMQDATAQMAMLQFISSGLKRVAVPSTIHCDHLIEAQIGGEKDLARAKDINSEVYKFLSTAGAKYGVGFWKPGSGIIHQIILENYAFPGLLMIGTDSHTPNGGGLGGLCIGVGGADAVDVMANIPWELKCPNVIGVKLTGKISGWTSPKDVILKVADILTVKGGTGAIVEYMGNGVDSISCTGMATICNMGAEIGATTSIFPFNKRMADYLASTGRSAIAAEAGKYQGSVLTADSGAKYDQVIEINLDTLEPHINGPFTPDLAHPISKLGANAKKNGYPMDIRVGLIGSCTNSSYEDMGRCASIAKNAMKHGLKSKIPFNVTPGSEQIRATIERDGIAKTFKEFGGTVLANACGPCIGQWDRKDVKKGEKNTIVTSYNRNFTGRNDANPATHCFVTSPELVTALSIAGTLNFNPLTDELTGADGKKFKLDSPYGDELPQKGFDPGMDTYEAPPSDGTSVKVDVDPKSQRLQLLEPFDVWNGKDLTEMTVLIKVKGKCTTDHISAAGPWLKYRGHLDNISNNMFIGATNIENNEMNKIKNQVTGEWAGVPDVARFYKSKGINWVAVGDENYGEGSSREHAALEPRHLGARAIITKSFARIHETNLKKQGLLPLTFANPADYDKVQPTSKISILGLNNFAPGKQLDCEIKTDGKVHKIKLNHSFNQQQIEWFKAGSALNRMKQIAANK